A segment of the Pseudomonas versuta genome:
ACGTTCTGCCCGCCTGCGCCTTGAGCACGAATGGCTGTGAGTTCGATTTCGTTGTCGGGAATATGAACGTTGTTGGAAATCACCAGCATCAAAAATAGGTCCGTCTTCAGGGCCTGCAGGATACCCCACAAACCACAAACCCGGCGCAATGGCCGGGCTTGTGGGGTGTATCGCTCAGCTTATTTGGCAGCTGAACTGCAAGCCGCAGTCGTTGCCTGCAACGCGCGCTTGTTCTTGATCAGGTAGCACAGCCACATAAAGGCTACCCACACCGGAATCGCATACACCGAAACGCGAATGCCGGGGATCAGCAACATGATCACCAGAATGAACGCTACGAACGCCAGGCAGATGTAGTTGCCGTATGGATACCACAGTGCCTTGAACAGCGGCGTTTGCGCAGTCTTGTCCATGTGCTGGCGGAACTTGAAGTGCGAGAAGCTGATCATCGCCCAGTTGATCACCAGCGTGGCCACTACCAGCGACATCAACAGCTCCAGCGCGTCGTGGGGCATCAGGTAGTTGAGCAGAACCGCAATCACCGTTACCGCAGCCGAGGCCAGAATCGAGTTGACCGGCACGCCGCGCTTGTCGATTTTAGACAGCACTTTCGGGGCATCGCCCTGCTGCGCCATGCCCAACAACATGCGGCTGTTGCAGTAGGTGCCGCTGTTGTAAACCGACAATGCCGCGGTCAGCACCACAAAGTTGAGGATGTGCGCAGCGGTGTTGCTGCCCAGCATCGAGAACACTTGCACGAACGGGCTGCTGCTGTAGCTGTCGCCACCGGCATTCAGGGTTTCCAGCAGCGAGTCCCATGGGGTCAGGGACAGCAGAACCACCAGGGCGCCGATGTAGAAAATCAGGATGCGGTAGATCACCTGATTGATCGCCTTGGGGATTACGGTACGCGGCTTGTCGGCTTCTGCGGCGGTAAAACCGAGCATTTCCAGGCCGCCGAAGGAGAACATGATAAAGGCCATGGCCATTACCAGACCGGTGATGCCGTGGGGGAAGAATCCGCCGTGCTCCCACAGGTTGCTCACCGATGCCTGAGGACCACCGCTGCCGCTGACCAGCAAATAGCTGCCCAGCGCGATCATGCCGACAATGGCCACCACCTTGATGATCGCGAACCAGAACTCGGCCTCGCCAAACACTTTGACGTTGGTCAGGTTGATGACGTTGATCAGGACGAAGAAGGCAGCCGCCGACGCCCAGGTCGGGATCTCGGGCCACCAGTAGTGTACATACTTGCCGACCGCAGTCAGCTCCGACATGCCCACCAGGATATACAGCACCCAGCAGTTCCAGCCCGACATGAAGCCGGCGAAACCGCCCCAGTACTTATGGGCAAAGTGGCTGAAAGAACCGGCAACCGGTTCTTCGACGATCATTTCGCCAAGCTGGCGCATGATCATGAAGGCAATAAAGCCGCAGATCGCATACCCCAGAATCATTGACGGGCCGGCCGATTTCAGTACCCCGGCAGAACCGAGAAACAGGCCGGTACCAATCGCGCCACCAAGGGCAATCAGCTGGATATGACGATTTTTCAGGCCGCGTTTAAGCTCGCCCGAATGCGAGGTTTGTCCACTCATTGAAAGGGTCCCACACAAGGTTTGATGTGATTCAGTGCGTTGTAACGTGAGCACCAGAGGCAGTGATCGAAAGGTCTACAACACAAATCAAACCCCAGCGCAGACGCCAGGAATCCAAGGTTGTTTCACGAGTCATGCGTCACCTGTTTGTTTTTATCTGTGACGGAATCGAACCCGCAACGCTTGTGGCATTGCGGAATTAACAAGGCGGGTTAGCCTCGAAGTTTTGGCCCATCGGCCTATCGCCGGTGAAGCGCAAAATGCGCGGGTACGCAATTGGGTCACAGTTAAAACGCGGCGCATTGTACACCCGCACGTAGGCAAGATCCCATCACACCGCTCTTGGCAACACTAAACAAGCCAGCTTTTTGCCGAAAATGGGGCGAACGGTGTTTTTTACGGAAAGTTTTCGTTACACCAAGCCTGATTTAGCAACGCCGCGCCCATAACCCTTTGAATTTGTGGCATTCACTTTACGAGGCGTAACGAAATCTTTCCATTTTAAAACCATTATCTGCAGGCGCATCTTTGCCTTGCGATTGCAAAGGTCAAAAGATCGCGAGACAAGCTCGCTCCTACAGAATCCTCGGTTTATTGCGGGCATAAAAAAACGCCAACCCGAAGGATTGGCGTTTTTTGTACCGCGTTAAACGTTAACGCTTACTGCGGCTTGCGACGACCGAAGCCTGGACGCTGACCCGAGCCGGCCGGTGCGCCACGGCGCTTGCCCGACGGTGCATCGTCGACCAGCTTGGGGCCCGAACGGGTTGGCTTGGGCTTGCCAGGGCGCTTGTTCATTTCGCTCGGACGCTCTGCAACCGGAGCACCGCGACCCGCAGGTACACGGTCGGTGCGACCGGCCGGCTTGCGCGCAGGACGGGCAGCTTCATCACGGGCAGGACGCGCCGGGCGCTCGCCTTCGATGTGCGGCTGACGCGCTGGACGCGGTGCCAGTGGTGCACCTTCAGCTGGACGCAGGGTGCGGGCAACGCGATCGGTGCGCGCGACAGGACGCGACGATTTGCGCTGCATACGCTCAAGCTTGTCTTTGCTCTTGGCGTTCATCTGCGGCATGGCAACCGGCGTGAGGCCCACTTCAGCACTGAGGATATCAACCTCGAACTGGCTCATTTCGCGCCAGCGACCCATCGGCAGGTCGGAGTTGAGGAACACCGGACCGAAACGCACGCGCTTCAGGCGGCTGACCACCAGGCCCTGGGATTCCCACAGACGACGCACTTCACGGTTACGGCCTTCCATCACTACGCAGTGGTACCAATGGTTGAAGCCTTCGCCGCCCGGAGCCTGCTTGATGTCGGTAAAGCGCGCCGGGCCGTCTTCCAGCACAACGCCGGCCTTGAGGCGCTCGATCATCTCGTCATCCACTTCGCCACGTACACGTACCGCGTATTCACGGTCCATCTCGTAGGAAGGGTGCATCAGGCGGTTAGCCAGTTCACCGTCAGTGGTGAACATCAGCAAGCCGGTGGTGTTGATGTCCAGTCGACCGATGTTGATCCAGCGGCCTTCTTTGGGACGCGGCAGTTTGTCGAACACGGTCGGACGGCCTTCAGGGTCGTCACGGGTGCAGATTTCGCCGTCGGGCTTGTTGTACATGATCACGCGGCGAACCGATTCGGCTGCTTCTTCACGCTTGATCACTTTGCCATCGATGGAAATGGCGTCATGCAGGTCTACACGCAGACCCAGGGTTGCATCCTTGCCATTGACCTTGATCCGGCCCTGGCTGATCCAACTCTCTACGTCGCGACGCGAACCCACGCCAATACGGGCGAGAACTTTTTGCAGTTTTTCGCCTGCTGGGCCAATTTCCTGGCTGTCTTTAGGGTCTAGATCACTCATCTGGGCACCTCCCGGTGTGTCAACTCAGGCCAAGCCTGAGGTGTTGAAAATGGGGTCTCTCGGCTCGAGCGAGCGTTTGAGGGTCGCGAATCATACGCTGATGTGGCGCAATACGCATCAAAGCCTGGCCATGAACTGTCAGTCTTATTTCTTTTTCCGCCGACCGGTGGCCTCCAGGGCCAACAACCGCAGGGCCGACTCGGCCAGCACGATGCGTTTATCGTCCTTGTCGAGCTTCTTCCAGGCCCTGATTTCACGCTTGGTACGACCGCAGCCAATGCAGATATCGTCGTTGAACTTACAAATATCGATGCAGGGGTCTTTGGTTGAACTCATAAAAAGGCCTCGTGATTGGCCCTGCAGGAGCGAGCTTGCTCGCGATCTTTTAAAAGATCAAAAGATCGCGAGCAAGCTCGCTCCTACAGGGGGGGGGCTTCAATCTTCCTGTTCGCGGCGCTCTTGTTCGATGGCTTCGGCCAGGGCCCGGGCCTCGAGTTCTTCGTCACTCAGGGTTGACCGCGCTTCCAGTGCCGCCACAGCAGCGCGCAACCGTTCACGTGCCAACTCGGCGGCGCTGAGCCTCGGCTCTGGCGTTAGCGCTGGCGCTGGCTCTGGCTCTGGCTCTGGCCGGGATTCAAGCACTTCAACTGCAACCTGGGTTTCTTCGACGGGAGCGCCGTCGCGAAGCAGGTCATCAAAATCAGTTTTAAGACCCTCCTCCATGGTGTCCAGTTCCACCAGCAAGGTGCGGAAGCTGGTCTCATCCTTGGGCTCCTCAGGCTCGGCGCTTTCGTCGGCCAGGGCCTGCAGATGTGCTGGCACCGGGGCGTCGTCAAAGTCGAGGATTGGGTCAGGCTCCAGTTCGCGCAGCTCCGCCAGGGGTGGCAAATCGTCCAGATTCCGCAGATTGAAGTGATCGAGAAAGCCCTTGGTGGTGGCGAACATGGCAGGCTTGCCCGGCACGTCACGATAGCCCACCACGCGGATCCATTCGCGTTCAAGCAAGGTTTTGA
Coding sequences within it:
- a CDS encoding amino acid permease; its protein translation is MSGQTSHSGELKRGLKNRHIQLIALGGAIGTGLFLGSAGVLKSAGPSMILGYAICGFIAFMIMRQLGEMIVEEPVAGSFSHFAHKYWGGFAGFMSGWNCWVLYILVGMSELTAVGKYVHYWWPEIPTWASAAAFFVLINVINLTNVKVFGEAEFWFAIIKVVAIVGMIALGSYLLVSGSGGPQASVSNLWEHGGFFPHGITGLVMAMAFIMFSFGGLEMLGFTAAEADKPRTVIPKAINQVIYRILIFYIGALVVLLSLTPWDSLLETLNAGGDSYSSSPFVQVFSMLGSNTAAHILNFVVLTAALSVYNSGTYCNSRMLLGMAQQGDAPKVLSKIDKRGVPVNSILASAAVTVIAVLLNYLMPHDALELLMSLVVATLVINWAMISFSHFKFRQHMDKTAQTPLFKALWYPYGNYICLAFVAFILVIMLLIPGIRVSVYAIPVWVAFMWLCYLIKNKRALQATTAACSSAAK
- the rluB gene encoding 23S rRNA pseudouridine(2605) synthase RluB, which gives rise to MSDLDPKDSQEIGPAGEKLQKVLARIGVGSRRDVESWISQGRIKVNGKDATLGLRVDLHDAISIDGKVIKREEAAESVRRVIMYNKPDGEICTRDDPEGRPTVFDKLPRPKEGRWINIGRLDINTTGLLMFTTDGELANRLMHPSYEMDREYAVRVRGEVDDEMIERLKAGVVLEDGPARFTDIKQAPGGEGFNHWYHCVVMEGRNREVRRLWESQGLVVSRLKRVRFGPVFLNSDLPMGRWREMSQFEVDILSAEVGLTPVAMPQMNAKSKDKLERMQRKSSRPVARTDRVARTLRPAEGAPLAPRPARQPHIEGERPARPARDEAARPARKPAGRTDRVPAGRGAPVAERPSEMNKRPGKPKPTRSGPKLVDDAPSGKRRGAPAGSGQRPGFGRRKPQ
- a CDS encoding DUF1289 domain-containing protein → MSSTKDPCIDICKFNDDICIGCGRTKREIRAWKKLDKDDKRIVLAESALRLLALEATGRRKKK
- the scpB gene encoding SMC-Scp complex subunit ScpB; translation: MNLTEPRELAPLLEAFLLASGKPQSLERLFELFEEGERPEPPVFRKALELLRKSCDGRAFELKEVASGYRLQIREKFSPWVGRLWEERPQRYSRAMLETMALIAYRQPITRGEIEDVRGVAVNSHIVKTLLEREWIRVVGYRDVPGKPAMFATTKGFLDHFNLRNLDDLPPLAELRELEPDPILDFDDAPVPAHLQALADESAEPEEPKDETSFRTLLVELDTMEEGLKTDFDDLLRDGAPVEETQVAVEVLESRPEPEPEPAPALTPEPRLSAAELARERLRAAVAALEARSTLSDEELEARALAEAIEQERREQED